The proteins below come from a single Miscanthus floridulus cultivar M001 chromosome 1, ASM1932011v1, whole genome shotgun sequence genomic window:
- the LOC136498608 gene encoding peroxidase 2-like, which produces MASKVAALLSCAFLLLGASCQAAAAPGYYSPPSPASCGLKVGYYHHKCPPAEAIVKSVVGAAVRQNPGVGAGLIRMLFHDCFVEGCDASVLLDPTPANPQPEKLGPPNNPSLRGFEVIDVAKAAVERACPGVVSCADIVAFAARDASFFLGGRGVDFDMPAGRLDGRVSNASRTLDFLPPPTFNLSELVKNFAAKGLGVEDMVVLSGAHTVGQSHCSSFVPDRLAVPSDISPSFAASLRGQCPASPSSSNDPTVVQDVVTPDKLDNQYYKNVLAHRVLFTSDASLLTSPATAKLVSDNANIPGWWEDRFKAAMVKMASVEVKTGNSGEIRRNCRVLNN; this is translated from the exons ATGGCGAGCAAGGTGGCTGCACTGCTCTCATGTGCATTCTTGCTCCTAGGAGCGTCATGCCAAGCAGCAGCGGCACCAGGTTACTACAGTCCTCCGAGTCCTGCTTCGTGCGGGCTCAAGGTGGGGTACTACCACCACAAGTGCCCGCCTGCCGAGGCCATCGTCAAGAGCGTCGTCGGAGCCGCCGTCCGGCAGAACCCCGGCGTCGGCGCCGGCCTCATTCGCATGctcttccacgactgcttcgtcgAG GGCTGCGACGCCTCCGTCCTGCTGGACCCGACGCCGGCCAACCCGCAGCCAGAGAAGCTCGGCCCGCCCAACAACCCCAGCCTCCGGGGCTTCGAGGTCATCGACGTCGCCAAGGCCGCGGTCGAGCGGGCGTGCCCGGGCGTCGTCTCCTGCGCGGACATCGTCGCCTTCGCCGCCCGCGACGCCTCCTTCTTCCTCGGCGGCCGCGGGGTCGACTTCGACATGCCCGCAGGCCGCCTCGACGGGCGCGTCTCCAATGCCTCGCGCACCCTCGACTTCCTCCCGCCGCCGACCTTCAACCTCTCCGAGCTCGTCAAGAACTTCGCCGCCAAGGGCCTCGGCGTCGAGGACATGGTCGTGCTCTCGGGCGCGCACACCGTCGGCCAGTCCCACTGCTCGTCCTTTGTCCCCGACCGCCTCGCCGTTCCTTCGGACATCAGCCCTTCCTTTGCCGCGTCTCTGAGGGGCCAGTGCCCGGCGAGCCCCAGCTCCAGCAACGACCCCACCGTCGTGCAGGACGTCGTGACGCCCGACAAGCTGGATAACCAGTACTACAAGAACGTGCTGGCGCACAGAGTTCTCTTCACGTCAGACGCCTCACTCCTCACGTCACCGGCGACGGCGAAGCTGGTATCGGACAACGCCAACATCCCTGGGTGGTGGGAGGACAGGTTCAAGGCGGCCATGGTGAAGATGGCCAGTGTCGAGGTGAAGACCGGCAACAGCGGCGAGATCAGGAGGAACTGCCGGGTCCTCAATAACTAG